Proteins encoded in a region of the Streptomyces sp. NBC_00258 genome:
- a CDS encoding MIP/aquaporin family protein, with amino-acid sequence MIEFALATVLTFTVITTVWALHVAPAIAELGSPRGELSVAALVVAIVLFSLVLSPWGRRSGAHMNPAVTLALWLMRAFPGRDVAGYVIAQLAGSIVGTGLGRLVWGRTSGLPPVNYGVALPSPAWNWSEVALAEASGVAVIVLVVGFLLSMPSGRSRGMVPYAVSLLVAANIVVLGPLSGGSSNPARQFGPALWSGQTADLAVYLIAPMIGGAVGAVVHRAIADRRLHTHKLCGSAGPSALDASSGPVPIKEAA; translated from the coding sequence GTGATCGAGTTCGCGCTCGCGACCGTGCTGACATTCACCGTGATCACCACTGTCTGGGCTCTGCACGTGGCCCCAGCGATCGCCGAATTGGGCTCACCGCGCGGCGAACTATCCGTAGCGGCGCTGGTTGTGGCGATTGTCCTGTTCTCCCTGGTCTTGTCACCTTGGGGGCGGCGTTCGGGGGCACACATGAACCCCGCGGTCACGCTGGCGCTGTGGCTTATGCGGGCCTTCCCAGGCCGCGACGTGGCGGGCTACGTCATCGCCCAGCTTGCCGGCTCGATCGTCGGCACCGGCCTGGGACGGCTCGTCTGGGGAAGGACGAGCGGACTGCCGCCCGTCAACTATGGGGTGGCCTTGCCCTCACCCGCCTGGAACTGGTCCGAGGTCGCGCTCGCCGAGGCCAGCGGCGTCGCGGTCATCGTCCTGGTCGTCGGGTTTCTCCTCTCCATGCCTTCCGGGCGCAGCCGTGGGATGGTCCCGTACGCCGTCTCTCTCCTGGTGGCCGCGAACATCGTCGTCCTCGGCCCGCTGAGCGGCGGAAGTTCCAACCCCGCGCGCCAGTTCGGTCCTGCGCTGTGGTCGGGACAGACCGCCGATCTCGCGGTCTACCTGATCGCTCCCATGATCGGCGGAGCGGTCGGAGCGGTGGTGCACCGCGCCATTGCCGACCGCCGTCTTCACACCCACAAGCTATGCGGATCCGCCGGTCCGTCGGCCCTCGACGCAAGCAGTGGCCCGGTTCCGATCAAGGAGGCTGCGTGA
- a CDS encoding XdhC family protein, translating to MSTPSSTESQTALATLSAAATRLREKRRMVSALLVGVDGSAPIPAGARMVIDERGAIEGSLTGGCVEAALVEEAEFILAGGPPKLVTYGVSEDDLGDVGLMCGGTVHIFLHEVRGADAQTELAVLEAVLAHRHAAVATLLDGPHAGAKLALVDGLPLGTLGEITQLDRNVLRELDGLLDQGITAVRTFDTDGTTAGQDLRVHLQSFASTPRMIIVGAVDFSAALAPLARELGYDVTICDARERFARSPRFSRAAKVVVGWPQDVLRGQDLGPRDAVLVFTHDPKFDEPALAAALATSAGYIGALGSRKTAADRRHRLQQAGLSSAQLSRIHAPCGLDIGSRTVHETAISVLAEIIASRNHRPGAPLGATSGTIHADVLGFPQQLAA from the coding sequence ATGTCGACCCCTTCGTCCACCGAGTCCCAGACTGCGCTCGCCACCCTGTCCGCCGCCGCCACGCGGCTGCGAGAGAAGCGACGCATGGTGAGTGCCCTCCTTGTCGGCGTCGACGGCTCGGCCCCGATACCGGCCGGAGCGCGCATGGTGATCGACGAACGCGGCGCGATCGAGGGCTCCCTCACCGGAGGCTGCGTGGAAGCGGCCCTCGTGGAAGAGGCCGAGTTCATCCTCGCGGGAGGGCCGCCGAAGCTCGTCACCTACGGGGTCTCGGAAGACGACCTCGGGGACGTCGGCCTCATGTGCGGCGGCACGGTCCACATCTTCCTCCACGAAGTGCGCGGAGCTGACGCACAGACCGAACTCGCCGTCCTGGAAGCGGTCCTCGCCCACCGCCACGCAGCCGTCGCCACCCTCCTCGACGGACCGCACGCCGGAGCGAAGCTCGCCCTGGTCGATGGGCTGCCGCTGGGCACACTGGGCGAAATCACCCAGCTGGACCGGAACGTCCTTCGGGAACTCGACGGCCTGCTCGACCAGGGCATCACTGCCGTACGAACCTTCGACACCGACGGCACAACGGCGGGCCAGGACCTGCGCGTACACCTGCAGAGCTTCGCGTCGACGCCCCGGATGATCATCGTCGGTGCAGTGGACTTCTCCGCCGCACTCGCACCCCTGGCGCGGGAACTCGGCTACGACGTCACGATCTGCGACGCCCGCGAGCGCTTCGCCCGCTCGCCCCGCTTCTCCCGCGCCGCGAAGGTCGTCGTCGGGTGGCCGCAGGACGTGCTCCGGGGCCAGGACCTCGGCCCACGGGACGCCGTGCTGGTGTTCACCCACGACCCCAAGTTCGACGAACCAGCTCTCGCGGCAGCCCTCGCCACCTCAGCCGGCTACATCGGTGCCCTCGGCAGCCGGAAGACCGCAGCCGACCGCCGCCACCGCCTCCAGCAGGCCGGTCTCTCCTCCGCGCAGCTGAGCCGCATTCATGCCCCGTGCGGACTCGACATCGGCAGCCGCACCGTGCATGAGACGGCGATCTCCGTACTCGCCGAGATCATTGCCTCACGCAATCACCGTCCCGGCGCCCCACTGGGTGCCACCAGCGGAACAATCCACGCTGACGTGCTGGGCTTCCCCCAACAACTTGCTGCCTAG
- a CDS encoding response regulator transcription factor → MSTRPITVLIAEDHPVFLEGLAARLAATEDMRVVATASTGRQAAQLVVEHRPDVAVLDIEMPDQNGIETARLLHRLEPPVQVLILTAYDDDQRLTAAMDAGALGYLSKHAEPATILEAVRTVARGAMFFDPRLSDRIRARLSSDHLRLHLFPQLTDREHQVLALLATDCSNQVIAQRLGISGKTARNHVSAVLAKLPARDRTQAGQQARDAGLTLHSD, encoded by the coding sequence ATGAGCACACGCCCGATCACCGTCCTGATCGCTGAGGACCATCCTGTCTTCCTCGAAGGGCTCGCCGCCCGGCTTGCAGCCACCGAGGACATGAGGGTCGTGGCGACCGCCAGCACAGGGCGGCAGGCCGCGCAGCTCGTCGTGGAACACCGTCCCGATGTGGCTGTCCTGGACATCGAGATGCCCGACCAGAACGGCATCGAGACCGCCCGCCTGTTGCACCGCCTGGAGCCCCCGGTCCAGGTGCTGATCCTCACGGCCTATGACGACGACCAGCGCCTGACGGCCGCGATGGATGCGGGTGCTTTGGGCTACCTGTCCAAGCATGCCGAGCCGGCCACGATCCTGGAGGCCGTGCGCACCGTCGCCCGCGGTGCGATGTTCTTCGACCCCCGGCTCAGCGACCGGATCCGGGCCCGTCTCTCCTCAGACCACCTGCGGCTCCATCTGTTCCCCCAGCTGACCGACCGAGAGCACCAGGTGCTCGCCCTGTTGGCCACGGACTGCTCCAACCAGGTCATTGCGCAGCGGCTGGGGATCAGCGGGAAGACGGCACGCAATCACGTCTCGGCCGTCCTGGCCAAGCTCCCCGCCCGCGACCGCACACAGGCCGGGCAGCAAGCCCGTGACGCCGGCCTGACCCTCCACTCCGACTGA
- a CDS encoding sensor histidine kinase, protein MRYSRADWLPARLVVGQWFSHAKQVRNDDVVIAIEGYSLAEGVGSVPDQTLRSGAVLRYELLRDGAPMEVEVALARPPLGRQLVTFSGPLLYLSILGVLALWLRARRPAAPTGTPLLLGFAGMFAWLAAGPAVGMTALDAATGSALFWLYHIATLGGGSLAWGAMVALALVPLRAHRPGSYRWLSAAAYGGPLLLLAGWTGGVLVLGPSGMPAIGWIHAGQETVTVACWIAAGLFSLQVYRRAVPRHRRPLRWVLGGGLLSGLGLFALWLVPDIVVGYRPTTIRWVGLAGLPILVGITVAILRYHLYAIERVISRALGYTALAAVLFGCYLSVTVAAATTAASDTTVAAAAAVSVAVIALPVREAIRRRAAQRLFGGREQPAETLRALGRALAQIPSPQQALPHVVVAVTQALRLPYAAVEFTDPTAPGGFRTAEHSGAPVGARYSQLMYHHGRAVGRLTVSAREVDEPLSASDLALLGEVAAQLGPAMQAVALHEEVLRSRTAAVATREDERRRLRRDLHDGLSPTLSGLSLKTEAALALLDSWRSHITSSPTPADGEDMPVLPRVDPDRFDSAHRLLLESAAGMRTTAHDLRLLVEGLRPPALDSLGLMEAIRLRMHDLAADTAGTPHWEVVGPAGTTGLPAAVEVAAYHIAVEAMANCIRHAHASHCLVRIGFAAPSGPLRLSTFDGEALLLQLEVVDDGVGLPVVIDDRGPGFGLRSMRERAEELGGRCTVRIRHGGGTAVHAVLPCPPSGHSAQQAP, encoded by the coding sequence GTGCGTTATTCGCGTGCTGATTGGCTGCCTGCGAGGCTCGTGGTGGGGCAGTGGTTTTCCCATGCGAAGCAGGTCAGGAACGATGATGTAGTCATCGCGATCGAGGGATATTCCCTGGCCGAGGGCGTGGGCTCGGTACCGGATCAGACCTTGCGTTCCGGTGCTGTGCTGCGCTATGAGCTGTTACGGGACGGGGCGCCGATGGAGGTGGAAGTGGCCTTAGCCCGACCGCCCTTGGGCAGGCAGCTGGTCACCTTTTCCGGCCCGTTGCTCTACCTGAGCATCCTCGGTGTGCTGGCCCTGTGGTTGCGTGCCCGCCGCCCGGCTGCCCCCACGGGCACCCCTTTGCTGCTCGGTTTCGCCGGCATGTTCGCCTGGCTGGCCGCTGGACCGGCGGTCGGGATGACAGCGCTGGATGCGGCGACGGGCAGTGCGTTGTTCTGGCTGTATCACATTGCCACTCTGGGCGGCGGGTCACTCGCCTGGGGAGCCATGGTGGCGCTTGCTCTGGTCCCGTTGCGAGCCCACCGGCCGGGCAGTTATCGGTGGCTGAGCGCTGCCGCCTATGGCGGGCCGTTGCTGCTGCTCGCAGGATGGACCGGGGGCGTACTGGTCCTGGGCCCTTCGGGGATGCCGGCGATCGGGTGGATCCACGCGGGTCAGGAAACCGTCACCGTGGCCTGCTGGATCGCTGCCGGGCTTTTCTCGCTCCAGGTGTACCGCCGGGCCGTGCCCCGACACCGTCGTCCCCTGCGCTGGGTGCTCGGTGGCGGGCTGCTGTCCGGACTCGGCCTGTTCGCGCTCTGGCTCGTGCCCGACATCGTCGTCGGTTACCGGCCCACGACCATCCGGTGGGTGGGCCTGGCCGGCCTGCCCATCCTGGTCGGCATCACCGTCGCGATACTGCGCTACCACCTGTACGCCATCGAGCGGGTCATCAGCCGAGCCCTGGGCTACACCGCTTTGGCGGCCGTGCTGTTCGGCTGCTACCTGTCGGTCACCGTAGCGGCGGCGACCACGGCGGCGTCCGACACCACGGTGGCGGCTGCCGCGGCAGTGTCGGTTGCGGTGATTGCCCTGCCGGTGCGCGAGGCGATCCGCCGCCGTGCCGCCCAGCGTTTGTTCGGCGGACGGGAGCAGCCCGCCGAGACACTGCGGGCGCTGGGGCGGGCCCTGGCGCAGATTCCCTCTCCCCAACAGGCGCTGCCGCATGTGGTGGTAGCCGTCACCCAGGCTCTGCGACTGCCCTACGCAGCCGTCGAGTTCACGGATCCGACCGCGCCCGGCGGCTTTCGCACGGCCGAGCACTCGGGGGCCCCGGTCGGTGCCCGCTACAGCCAATTGATGTACCACCACGGCCGGGCCGTCGGCCGCCTGACCGTCTCCGCCCGCGAGGTCGACGAGCCGTTGTCCGCGTCCGATCTGGCCCTCTTGGGGGAGGTGGCCGCGCAGCTCGGCCCCGCCATGCAGGCGGTGGCCCTCCATGAAGAGGTGCTGCGCTCACGCACCGCCGCCGTCGCCACCCGTGAGGACGAACGTCGGAGGCTGCGCCGGGATCTTCATGACGGGCTCAGCCCCACCCTCTCCGGACTGTCACTCAAGACCGAGGCAGCCCTCGCCCTGCTCGACAGCTGGCGCAGTCACATCACCTCCTCGCCGACGCCTGCTGATGGCGAGGACATGCCGGTCCTGCCGCGGGTCGACCCGGATCGTTTCGACAGCGCTCACCGCCTGCTGCTCGAGAGCGCGGCAGGCATGCGCACCACCGCCCATGATCTGCGCCTTCTGGTGGAAGGCTTGCGCCCCCCGGCGCTGGACTCCCTCGGTCTCATGGAGGCGATCCGGCTCAGGATGCACGACCTGGCGGCGGATACGGCCGGCACTCCGCACTGGGAGGTGGTCGGCCCTGCCGGGACCACCGGGTTGCCGGCCGCCGTCGAAGTCGCCGCCTACCACATCGCGGTGGAGGCAATGGCCAACTGCATCCGCCATGCGCACGCCTCCCACTGCCTGGTCCGCATCGGCTTCGCCGCGCCGTCCGGTCCGCTCAGGCTGTCGACCTTCGATGGGGAAGCGCTTCTGCTGCAGCTTGAGGTGGTCGATGACGGCGTCGGATTGCCGGTCGTCATCGATGACCGTGGTCCCGGCTTCGGGCTGCGGTCGATGCGCGAACGTGCCGAGGAACTGGGCGGCCGGTGCACCGTGCGTATCCGGCATGGCGGGGGGACCGCCGTGCACGCTGTCCTGCCCTGTCCACCGTCCGGCCACTCTGCCCAGCAGGCGCCATGA